Genomic window (Syngnathus typhle isolate RoL2023-S1 ecotype Sweden linkage group LG19, RoL_Styp_1.0, whole genome shotgun sequence):
CCCTGCAGACAGTCAGCAAGCAGATTTTCTCtacaggagggggaaaaaaaaaagaaccgatTACATACTGGCATGTTAACCGCCTCCAAATGCTGTGATCGTGATTATCACTCACGTGGAGAGCATGTCCAACGGCAGTGTCAGAAGGGAGCTCACGGAGCCGGTAAAAAGACACTTGTAGATGCGACCTGAAACAATCGGGGAAAAGATTAACGTGGCACGTGGCGTTGCGGATGCACATTCGACACTTTACTCACATGCAGTGAGAGGAACcacgccaagccaagcgaatGCCACCAGTGTGTAATGGAACCAGTAGCGAATGGCTGTGCCCACGCTAGTCAGCAGGCCGGCACAAATGTCCTGAATGGGCAAACGTGACGGCATGTCTGGGGAGTAGACTGGAAAAGGTCCACAACTATTATTacaatttgattttttataaACAATCTATGAGCTCCAATGACCATTAAGCACTTACTTGGTGTGAATGCAAACCTGTGCTTGCATAATTCACAATACTCCTTCCTGCTGTGTTTCAGCCACTGGACCAGACTGAAAAGCaaacgttttcaaatcagaaaaTAATACGGATCTGCTTATAGTTCTTCTCGTGGGGTGACTTTAAAGTCACATGCATTCATGGTGGGGATTCAATAACTGCCCAGAATCATCCAGGCTTTTTTCCTCTATACAGGGCCTATCCACAGCCACACCCTTTTACCGGTGATGAACAGGACACAATGACAATGCAACACATTATATTTGGTCTGTTGGCAACTCCACACCTCAAGTTTGTAACGTCAAAGGCATCTGACCAGCAGGAGATATAGGGAAAACATAtgctttgattattattttgttttctgcgacaaataatgataataaaatctACAATTTTCCTCCAAGGTGTTCCTTAGGTCGGTCTGACATAACAAAATTCAAAGTCCgttacaaaaacacaaaatcctGTTGGAATTTACACTCTACTGTTGTGGAGTAATCTGACCATAAACCTGATTTGGTCATTACCTAACGGCTTTAATCATCTCGGGGAAACACAAATCTTTAGCTAATGGCACTAAAAATAGCCCAAGTGAGCTATTATCAAACAGTTACCCTCGTCCTAGTGCACCCAAATTCATAGTGTCACTGAATTGCATTGTGCCTGttcttaatcttttttttaaaattgatttGGCATAATCTTGCGGAGTATTGATCATTTTCACTTACCATTCCTGGTGAATGAATTTTATGCTGCCGGTGCATACGCAAGGATGATACAGAGGTTTGTCTGGGGTCCCCTCAGAGCGGCAGACACGACAAATATCCGCTGAGAGCACACAAAAAGGCAAAACACAATTGTTACTTTCAATATTAGagctcaaaacaattaaataaatttatattgaaaaaaaaaagaaagaaagtaatATCTTGACATCAGTGGGTGTGTCTACTGTGCTCATAGTATTGCATAATTGAGATGTGTTCCTAATGAAGTGACCACCACTGAATAGGCTATGGACTGCTGATGACATCACTACTAGATGTCAGTACGTTCTTCTTGATTCAAGTCCACTTAATTCACGCTAtcattttgtaacatttattcAGTACACGGAATTGCACTCTTTATTACATATGCAATATAACGTCGGTAAGGTCGAATGGTAGCTGGTAAAGCACGAGCAGGCCAGCTCAGCTTGGTTTCAAATGATGCGTTTACGATCACTTTGACCAATTGCTAAATAACGCTTACTAAGACGAGACATCCGTTTACCTTCTTCGGTCGTGTCCATGTTGTTTACAAAGCAACAGTCGCTGTTTCTTCCAGGTGTTGCTCGCTCTGCGAACCCATCAACGACAGGCGATATAGCTAGCTTAGCTTGCCAACTTAAGCTAGCGAAACGAGTACAACGTTATGGACCAGAATGCATCGGCAATCACAAAATGGTTTCTCAACAGTCGGAAAATCCCGGTGCTTTCTTCTTCGCCGTGTCACCAGTTTTAATATCTAAAGAATGTTTGCTAATTTCACGTTTTCCCCCTAGTTATTACGATAAACACCGCATCCGCTGTACTGACAGttgttaaaggcaaaaagacaaATGGCTAACTGAAGCCTGACGCATGCGCCGTAGAGTTTCTCGCCCCTTTTCTTCTTCAAAACAAGTCACTTCAAAGCGAAATGCTGCTATACCGCCGTCTAGTGTATTGGGGGAGTATAGCTATAACTTGCGTCTTGCCCTTCATAATGACGTATTTGTAAACAAATTCTAAAAATCATAAACTGAATagatattgtaaaaaaaaaaaaagaaatggcacCACTCTTAAAAACGGAGCACATACGAATTACGTATCACTTATGTTACATAACTTATGAAGTGCCTTGTTCTGTTGGTTGTGCCTTCCACAAAGAACAGTAATggcaagcttttattttgaaacttcTGACAGAAACAGCGATCGTGTTCAGATCATAAACCAAACTCCTCTTCACGTGACAAGCTGCGACACTTTCAGTTCCTTTGCTTCCAAGTTGGAGAACAGCACGGTACGTCTGAAACATGCCTCATGTGATACTTGCAATGACGTTTAATGCAAAAACAGCGTGTTCCGTTACTTTTTTGAAACAGTCCATCTCACCTGTGCGTGTGCTCACCTGCGTGTCCACACAGATGGCAAACGAGGCGAGACCTTGTCCTTGTGATATTGGGGATCGAATGGAATATGGGGGCCTTGGTCAGGAGGTCCAGATCGAGCACTTTAAAGCATATTTAGTGAAGCCACCAGAAGCATCTGACAAGGCCATCATTGTCATCCAAGACATATTTGGATGGCAGCTTCCAAACACCAGATACATGGCTGACATGCTTGCTGCCAATGGATACTTGTGTGTTGGAtgcatgtttattattattaactaaCTGAATGCACAATAATGCAATAGAAATGTAATAACTGATGGGAGCTTATACATTGgaacattttaaaattaaaatactgGTTGGCATTGCTTAACACGTGTATCATTTTCTCTGCAGGGCTATTTGCCCAGATTTCTTCCTCGGAAAGGAGCCGTGGAACTCATCGCGTGACTGGTCCTCGTTTACGGAATGGCTCGAAGATAAAAAGCCGACCAACATCGACAAGTAAGAACAACGCTCTGCTCTATGTTTTAGATCAGACTAACAAGAGTGTGCAAATAATGCTGCGGCTGTTCTGTCTTCCTCAAGGGCACATCATTAGTCAATAAGCAGATTAGCATTTCGACAGTTGAAGTTCGGTCTAACGATCAATTTGCCTTTCAGCGAGGTGAATCTCCTGCTGAGGTTCTTGAAGGAGCAATATGGGGTAAAACGCATCGGAGTGGTGGGCTTCTGTTGGGGAGGAATCGCCACACATTATCTGGCCTTTCGCAACCCCGAGGTTAAAGCCGGAGTGTCATTTTACGGTGCGTCGCGTACACAACTGTGACTTTGAGCAGGTTAGCACTGAGGTTTACACGGAATAATAAAGCTCATGTATAGGTATCGTCAAACTCGAAAAGGACAGGTATGATCTCAAGAGCCCAACCCTTTTTATCTTTGGGGAGAATGACAATTTAATACCACTGGATCAAGTAAGTATTGATTTTCATGAGGTATTCTCCTAGCTTAATTGATCACGTGTACATACTAAGACTGCACTTGTGCTCTTCAGGTGAGTGCTCTTGAAGCAAAGCTGAAGGAGAAATGCACAGTGGATTACCAGGTGAAGATCTTCCCTGGGCAGGATCATGGGTTTGCCCACCGAAAGAGAGAAGATATCAGCCCAACAGACGAGCCCAAAATTCTGGAGGCCAGAGCTGATATGATCAATTGGCTGAACAAGTACATTTAAATCTTTGCAAAGTCAAGTATAAGCGGGAGGAGCATTGCTTATTAAACCTCCTGCATGCAAAATGATGTCatggaataaaatattacaatttACACATTTCTACAGACCAACATTTTAATGACAATTTTGATACCAGAATGGCGAATTGTATCAAATGATAAATAGCAGTAAGCAGTGTGGTTTGGATGCAGTGCTATGGAAGTGCTTCCAATCTTAAGAACTACTCATACTGTGTTCCGCTTCAGTCTTCGATCTCTCCGGGGTTTCGGATGTCGTCGATCTTGAGGATCATCTTGACCACTTGAGTGGCCAGTAAGATCTGCTGTTTTTTGCCAATGAGGGTCTCGATCACATGCTGCTGCTTCATGTCTGCGTTGCAGCAGAAGAAAGACGTTAAATAACAGCGTGTTGCAATTGAGTCACAATTCCACGTGGCTGCTCACCGTTGGTGTTCTTATGCAGACAGTCGATGCCCAGGCAGGGGTTTTTGTCTCTGACCTGTCTGGCTCTGACCTCTGCCATGGTCTGGATGGGGTTTTGGCCGCTGTTCTCAGCCAAGGCCATTGGGATGACCTCTAAAGCATCTGCAAATGCCCTCATGGCATACTGTTCCAATGATGGGCACTTGAAGTGAGGAAAGACAAAAAGTTAGGATCGATAAAAGCGGCTGGATCATTTTCTTTGGCGTGCAACTACCTTGTCAGCAGCCTGGTTGACTGCCAGAGCGCAAGCAATCTCTGAAGCTCCTCCTCCATAAACAACGCGGTTGTCTCTGACCAGGTTACGGATGACGCAAAGAGCATCGTGGAGTGCACGCTTGGCCTCTTCGATAATCTAACGAGACAGATGGAAGAGATGATGTCGCATTCAACTAGGAAGATGTCGCCCTTCAATCGCGGCCGTATACCATCTTGTTGCCTCCGCGGATGAAAATGGTCACAGCCCGGGTGTTTTTGCATTCCTGGATCACAAGCATGTGATCCTTTGTGGTGCCGAAGGAGATCTCCTTCACCAAGCCTGCCGTTCCGAGCTTCTCTGGAGTCAGCTCGGAGAACCTCGGCACGATGCGGCCGCCGGTGGCGATGGCAATCAACTACAAAGGAAAAACGAGTGACTATTAAATCCATTGTGAGTATGTcagttggggggaaaaaaaagaaaaaaaggaattgcGTCTGTAACCTCAATCTCAGGCCCTCCGACCCAGCGGACAGCAGGTAACTTGCTCTGCAGGAGAAGATGGTTGGCTTCATCGTCAAAGCCCCACTGGCAGATGGCCAAGTTTGCACCGACGCTTTTGATCTAAATCAACAAGGAGGTATATTTACATTTGGGCTTAGACAACACCCAATATCAACTATATCGTTTGGGAAAGTAACCTGTTCGATCATCTCCTCGAATTTCTCCTTTTCGTATTTCTGAAGAGCTTTGTAGTCCTCAACAGAGGTGACGTCCAACTTATGCTTGGTCTTGGGCTTCGGGGGCTCAAATGGGCAGGTGAGGATGGCAATTTTAACATCTTTCAGAACCTGAATAGCGAGAATCAGGTCAGAATTCGCCGCATTGTCTTACCTGACCCAATTGTGACAATTGTACCTTTGGCATTTGAGGGTGACTGAACTCTTTGTCGACAATGACGCCTTTGATGAGCTGCGTGTCCTCTAACTTGCCTCCCACCTTACCCTCCATCTTGACCAGCTCAAAGTCAACGTCCTTTCTCTCCATGTCAGCCACGGTGAGAATGGCATTCACTGCAATCTCCGCCATTTGCCTGTGGCACCGGTTGATgctgaaatataaaaataaaaaagcttaGACTAGTACTCCACAAATGATTATTTCATAACTGCTTTGCATGTACTCACACTTTAGACCCCAGTGTGGTCATGGCCGTTTGAATGAGGGGTTCTCTGTTTTTAGGATCGAaggggaaggtttctgcaatTTTGTCCAACTCCTCAATCGCAATACATGCGGCCTGATCATAACCGTCTGAGACCCTGATGGGGTGGATCCCGCGGTCCAGGAGCTGCTCTGCTTGCTCAAGCAGAGCCCCGGCCAGAACTGAGAAGACAAGACGATGTTTACTAGATGAATTTCTTGCAATATTTACCTTTGTTCCAATTTTGCTTTCACGTACCAACAACTCCAGTGGTTCCATCGCCAATTTCATCATCTTGGGACTTGGACAGCTCCACCATAAGTTTTGCAATCTGATGGTCGACATCCATCATGCTGAGAATAGTGGCTCCATCATTAGTGACAGTCACTTCTCCATCTCTGTCAACCATCATCTTGTCCAGTCCTTGTCACAAAAATAATTGATTAGATTTGATGAGGGGAATTCTAATCAACTGTGTCCCAAAAATCACTCGTGTATTTAAATAATCTTAGTTTATTATACTAACCATTGGGTCCCAATGATGTCTTCAGCGTGGACGCAACTGCCTTGGCTGCCATAATGTGAGACTGCAAACATAAGCAGATGATCGCTAAATTAAGACTCAGCATGTTTGCCAAGGTTTATTGGCAATCTTGGATGGAATTCGGAAATAATGAGCATCTTAACAAGGCAAGGGCCACAGCCCTATCCAGAAACACCCACCAATCGAACGCCTTGCGCATGCACATGGGCCTCGTGTTAGCATGGTGGCTCAAAAACGGACCTGCTAGTTTCTTCCTCAAATGCGGTCACGTTGTGATCGCGTTAACCTTACGTGGGTTGTTACGATTCAGAGCAATTCGCTGATAGCTACAGAATGTCAAGTTGATCTAATGAACATGGTCGCGCATTTGCTAATCAACGTGCATGACCAAGCCCCGCTAGCTAGCTCATTGTACCTTCAGTGCATCAATGCCCGTTAGCCTTGTCTTCGTATCCTGGtctttgatgatgatgaatggCCTTCCATATTCATCGAAGGCAAGCGTGCCCAACGATGACATGTTGATTTTTGATTTAGGGTACTAATTTGCCttgttgaaaatgaaatgatgaaTTTGAGAGATGAAATTCTGGAGCGTGCGGGAATATCAAGCCGCACGGATCTGCCGGTGACTTCTGGAAGACTCCACGGGCGGGAAGGGCGGTACCAAGCAgaaatattttacttttacaaACAAATGCATGTAACTTCACACTTTTAGACGACAAAACTCTACAAATACTGTTGAATATTCAAAAATTTTAAAAGTCGTTTAAAATCGCACGAAAAaatagttaaaataaaaaaacgtgtGTTTTTGTGGTGGACTCTTCCGATCACGTTGTATCTCGCACCACGAGAAGGATGTTCTCGCGTGACTTAAACCGATGGGTAGACATAAAGGGTGTGACACAACCCGTTGGATGGTTCCCGTTGCAGATTTGGAAAGGTATCATGCATTTATTAAACATTAGCATTCTATAATCCAGTTACCATGCTATCGGGTCCATTTCATTTCAGCAGTCGCCTATTACTACacatgtttttcattttgaagCCTACTTCTAGATTCCACGTGTTAAAATGTCAAGTATGACGTCACATCCGGCTAGGGATTGTTTACGTTTTCTGAGTTTAAGGTTAGGAAATTGTTTCGGAGAGCCGACTTTATTTGTCTCATGTCTTGAAGGTAAACTTAGAGGAAAGCACTTTTTCCAAGCtggttcttttttcccccccaaggtAGAAAAGTGTTTCCCTTTTGTGTTTTCCTGCAGAATGCCCATTGAAGTCAAGTCTCGAATTGTGGTTCTCTATGGCTCTCAAAAAGGTCAAGCCCAGTCCATTGCAGAAGGGATAGCTGAAGAGGCAGAGGAGCATGGACTACTTGCTGAGCTCAGCTGTTTGAATCAGAAAGAGAAGGTAGAAAGAGCATGTGGGATTTGTTTTCATAGATCATGCTGCTGACACGCCATAAGGCTTGAATGTGGTCATCTAGAATGTGATTGCTTCTTCCTGATAGATGCACTTATGTCTGGTTTATTATTTCAGTACAATTTGGAGAAGGAAAATTCCCCTGTTGTCTTTATTGTGTCTACTACTGGAGATGGGGAGCCACCAGACAATGCCTTGGAATTTGTGAAGCACATCAAGAAGAAGACACTCTCCTCTGAACACTATAAACATCTCCACTATGCACTTTTAGGTAAATTAACCTTAATTTAATTACTTAAAAGTActctgtattatttttttattggctcTCTCTATCTGCTCTAGCTTTAGGAGACACCAATTACGAAAACTTTTGCAACTGTGGCAAGACAATTGAGCGCCGTCTACAGGAGCTTGGAGCCCAACAATTCTATGCAACAGGATATGCAGATGACGGTACAGGGTAAGTTCTGCAAAGGAATACGTCAATGTAGTCACTGGACATCCTtgtaactttaaaaaaatatatctaaatcTTTCCTCCCTTCTCTTTTTCCCAAGGTTGGAGTTGGTTGTAGACCCTTGGCTTGAAGGACTGTGGAAAGCTGTCAAAGCCGCTTTAACAAATATGGCTTCTGATTGGAGTATGGACAAGACAATTCCAGATTCATCAATACCACATGTTGAACTAAACCGCCTAAGCCTCACTGACCAGTCTCCCAACTTAGACCTCAAATGTGCATCCCCGGGTTCAGCTTCTGTTGAAGAAGTCCGGTTAACGGCACCCCCAGCGGAAACGCAAAACACGGATGCTGGATTGTCCGATGCACCTTCACTGTCACACTCAGTGCCTCCACTGTCCGATTTGTCTCTAAATGTTCCTAGTCTACCTCCACCTTTTCTACACGTGTCTCTTCAGGAGTTAGACATGGTAGATGAGGTGAGAATTCTTTTTATCTCTCCCGAATCCCCTTCTTGTGATCATttaaatgattttgttttttcagattTCTGGACCGTTAAACAGCGAAACTCTCAATTTGGTCCCTATATCCCGTGCCGTTTGTTTAACAACGGGCGAGTCAGTCAAGACTGCCATCCTTCTTGAGCTTGACATCACTGTAAGTTTGATCGAATATTCTCTTTAGTCCACAGAGAGATCCATATGTAATTCCATACTAACTGGTTTatcaatatgtttttttcctctcaagacTCACCCAATGTTGACTTATCAGCCCGGGGACTCGTTTGATGTTTTTTGCCCAAATAGGGCATCTGAGGTCAAGCAATTGCTTCAAAGATTGGGTCTCGAGGATAAGAAGAATCATCTAGTCCAAGTTTCTTTActgaaaaacacaaagaaaaaaggTTAGCATGCTACTGTAGCATGCAttccaaacaaaaacatgcagcAAAAGTAATATTTTTACTGTGGTATTAATTTCCTGCCTGCTGTAAtgtaatgttgttgtttttttgtcctgcTGGGTTTCAGGTGCTCAGGTTCCTTCATACATCCCTCAGAACATTTCTCTACTGTACCTGTTCACATGGTGTCTGGAGATTAGAAGTGTTCCTAAGAAGGTCAGTGGCgaccaaaaaaatgttaaaCCTCATGAAAACAcaatgaatgttttattttatatttccaTCCGTGTAAAACGAGGTGTTCTAATAAAGCCTCTTCAGGATTTTTACtctgtaaagtaaaaaaaaagatcatttgatATCCGACAAATGTTTCCTTCTTTCAGGCCTTCTTGCGAGCGCTGGCTGAGCATACAGCAGACGGCGTGCAAAAAAGAAGACTGCAAGAACTTTGTAGCAAACAAGGCACCGCAGACTACAACCAGTTTGTGAGAGAGACAAGCCTCTGTGTTTTGGACCTTCTGGACACTTTCCCATCCTGCTTGCCTCCCCTGAGCCTCTTTATAGGTCAGatcatttttttgtcttcatcatTTAGCAAGCAGGAGTTCttccatttatttaatttgcTAACATTTATGAGGCTTATTTATATGTGCAGGTTTTAGTGTGGCAGGGGCAATACGACTTTTAACCATAAAGGGGCGCCGTTGCCCTAATAAAGCAAgctttataaatgtttttttttgcaggaaatAATTTTTACACATCTCCTCACGTTTGTTTCTTTTGCAAAGCaagataatatatattttttattttccctcaaTATTGAATTTGATAAATGTCACTTCCATTCCATTCTGTCAAGCAAATACTTCTCCTCATTTATTAGCTCTTCAGTAGAGCCAATTTTAGCTGACAGAGAAATGACTTGGCAGCAGCTTTACATTGAAGTTGTCCTCTAAAACACCTCTGTCACAGCCCTTTCCCTTTTTTACACTGACGTCAGTTAATTTTGCCCTTCATGCCAGTCTTTCTGCCACTGCCTTTTCTTCTCTGATGCAGAAGTCAGCCATCATTATGTGTGGCGCTGGAAGCTGCTCAAAGCAACAGATGTTAGGTTGAACAGAGGGTCCGAGGTTTGCAGAGGTGATCTCGGAGCAGAGGTTAATAGTGAAGTCTTACTCTGCGGGTCAAGGACACAGTGTTATGTTCACTCGACTGCTCGATCTGGGTTTATACTTTGACGGTAACTGCAAATAATGAGGACAGCATCCAAGTGCACGTTAGACTACTTGTGCACTTCATCTATTTTTAGATGATcctattgcccccccccctcccatatgTGAATAGGTCATAGCAGACTGTAAGCAATTTAATTTATAATTTACCACAGAGCTCAAATATAGTTGTAGCAAGTTGGAGACAAATTATTTCCACGCAGCCTCGAATTCGTCCCTCAATCCACAAAAAGATGAACATTGAGAATGAAGTTTCTTCCCCCCCATTGTCACTCACTTGCTTGTTATTCATCGACAGTAAGACGAAAAAGCATTTGAAGAGCTGCTTTGTGAAAGTCTATGACTTCGCAAGGCCTCGCATACAAAATGAACTAAAAAGCAATATGTGTgtagtattaaaaaaataaaataaaaaacgacATTTCCTTGAAATGGGTATTCAACCTTGCTATTTCTCTGTATGTGAGGTTTATTCATACATTAATATTTGCCCCTAGTTTTctatctttttaattttttcggTGAAGAAATACATCTGCcaccttgtttttgtttaaagaaATAGTGAAAAAGTTATTTTTCCAAGGTTGAGCCttctttaaacttttatttgtaATTGAGTCCCGGTGGATTTTAACTTTCAATATAATCTTATTGATCATAACAAAGAAGAGGAGGGAGCCTGTTTTGCGAGTTCTGCTTCTGATATTTAATCGCCACGTCTTTAAGATCGTCACACTTGGCCTTCAAAATGAAAGCCTTACATTACAACTTCATTTGATACGACTTCATTTGATCGATCTCATCGGTCCTTTAATAAACTTTTGTCCGTTTTAAAGGACTCTGACATCAACCTGCTGAGCTTCCTTCCCGTTAGCAGGTGTCGGGCTAACAGCGTGAGCAGATTTTGTCCAGCTGTTGATCTTTCCAAGCGATTTAGCTGAATGATGTGTTTTTACAGTGCCTCATATGCGTCGCTATTACTCTTTCAGATTCATCTATTATTCACATCCAACTCGCTTCTTTTGGACCCACATCACATCGGAAAGGCTGGTCCTGTTGCGTTGCTCCTTCTACGTTGACTTTTCTCCATTCCAGCGACCCACCTTTGCTAACGCACCGTGCGctccttgttataaaaaaaggaGGGCACCTTCACGGCTGACTTTGCAATAGCGTTTGCAGAAGCAATCTGTATCCCACTGGCTTCACATCTGGCCACTTGGGATTCAAACAGCCTGACTTTGTGATTTTAATAAATATAGCAGCAGTATGTCCTGAAAAGCAGACATTCATTTGAGCGACGTTTACTGAAAATAAATATGGTTTCGATCATCatcattttccatccatccatcatggtTAATAACATATTTGGAAGACAACAGGATGATTGACAGCTGTGcttatatttgtattttatttttttcagaacaTCTCCCCAAGCTGCAGCCAAGGCCTTATTCAGTGGCCAGGTAAgaagactggaaaaaaaaaaatcattccttCCACAgctatgacatcatttgttagcGTTAACATGGCTTCACAATGATAAATGTCTGTCGTATTCCAACCCTAATATTCCAACTCTCATTTTCTTTCTCCACAATGACACCTAAAAATAATTTCAGAACAGCAATAGGTAATCATAAGGAAGAGAATGGCGAATGCGTCTCGACACTGACTATTAGCGGTGTTTGAACAGAGAAATGACACAAAGCAATGAAGAAAAGTGCACTTTTATTTGAGTcatgattaaataaatgaatggttTGCCTCGGGGATAGTTGCTACATCACCTTTGCGCATCATTGAACTCATTTAGTTGGATGGCGATATGAATTCAAACAATTCTTATTATGCTTTAGGTAAAAAGTGTATAATTTTCCcaattaataataaaagaatttctcattttttacctgaaagaaaaaaaagcctggGTGACCTAGTCCATGTAAAGTGCACTTTATCCGTGTGTAGATGTGATTCCCGAATAAACTCCGTGATGAGAGAACTTggagcaaaacaaaatggccagcCAGACTTTTATTTAAATCAACCTTCCATCTTTTTTGCCTCACTTAGCTAGTCATTGATTTGCGCTTCCTGTTAAGCTAGTACCCATTAGGCTCTGCTTTAAAGCTCACAAGGAACATGATCGTCTAAGACAAGGTCAGAACTTCTCGGCTACTCTCCGACTTGCTTTGCCGCTTCCTTGATTGTGAAAATAGCGCACGccagagagagaacgagagactgCTCCGAGAGAGATGGCCACTGTAGTTTATTGGATAGTGCAGACTTGAGACATTAGAGGCTTGCATTATTGATGTTAGAGTCAATAGAGGTCTTCCACGGCAAACAGGAAGTAGGGAGGAGAAGTACGGACAGGTGCTCTGAGGGATTTTTTCCAACTCCCTGGCAATCAACGTATAGAATCTGAAATAGTTTTTTGATGAGTTCAGGAAAAGAGGCAGCATACAAAATGGATCCTGAATACTTTTGAATTTCCCTAAGCTATCAGTGGAAAAAGGTTTGGAGAGCCTAAGGAGACCTATAGGTGGAGCACCCTCATTTTCTTTCCTCACATCACATTAAGAGCCTTTTCATCTCTGGTACTTTGATCAGCTGCTGTCCAAATGggttatttttttgtctgaaTGGATTCCATCATGCTTTTCTGTACCACTCTGTTCTTTATCTGTTCTTCCTCTCGTTTTCTCGAGATCTCCCCATCATTGTCTG
Coding sequences:
- the cmbl gene encoding carboxymethylenebutenolidase homolog; its protein translation is MANEARPCPCDIGDRMEYGGLGQEVQIEHFKAYLVKPPEASDKAIIVIQDIFGWQLPNTRYMADMLAANGYLAICPDFFLGKEPWNSSRDWSSFTEWLEDKKPTNIDNEVNLLLRFLKEQYGVKRIGVVGFCWGGIATHYLAFRNPEVKAGVSFYGIVKLEKDRYDLKSPTLFIFGENDNLIPLDQVSALEAKLKEKCTVDYQVKIFPGQDHGFAHRKREDISPTDEPKILEARADMINWLNKYI
- the cct5 gene encoding T-complex protein 1 subunit epsilon, which encodes MSSLGTLAFDEYGRPFIIIKDQDTKTRLTGIDALKSHIMAAKAVASTLKTSLGPNGLDKMMVDRDGEVTVTNDGATILSMMDVDHQIAKLMVELSKSQDDEIGDGTTGVVVLAGALLEQAEQLLDRGIHPIRVSDGYDQAACIAIEELDKIAETFPFDPKNREPLIQTAMTTLGSKVINRCHRQMAEIAVNAILTVADMERKDVDFELVKMEGKVGGKLEDTQLIKGVIVDKEFSHPQMPKVLKDVKIAILTCPFEPPKPKTKHKLDVTSVEDYKALQKYEKEKFEEMIEQIKSVGANLAICQWGFDDEANHLLLQSKLPAVRWVGGPEIELIAIATGGRIVPRFSELTPEKLGTAGLVKEISFGTTKDHMLVIQECKNTRAVTIFIRGGNKMIIEEAKRALHDALCVIRNLVRDNRVVYGGGASEIACALAVNQAADKCPSLEQYAMRAFADALEVIPMALAENSGQNPIQTMAEVRARQVRDKNPCLGIDCLHKNTNDMKQQHVIETLIGKKQQILLATQVVKMILKIDDIRNPGEIED